From Chryseobacterium sp. IHB B 17019, one genomic window encodes:
- a CDS encoding TPM domain-containing protein: MKLHSLKIVFSFLLICFYTFVSAQYTVPAKPKILYPVYDEANILSQQEKDDLNKKLIAFADSTSTEIEVVIIPSTKGEDVNFLATMFGQKWGIGKKGVDNGVVFLIATEDHTMSIQQGRAVEQYLTASVAGQILDYIVTPHFKQGEWYEGINRGTSAIMEAVQGKFKPLNDPGEGGNVSISKILIIAFVILIILSILFGNRGGGKGGGNYDDDDVILSRRGRRNYPGGFFPFPGSFGGGGFGGGSSGGGGGFGGFGGGGSFGGGGASGGW, translated from the coding sequence ATGAAATTACATTCTCTTAAAATAGTATTTTCATTTTTACTGATCTGCTTTTACACTTTTGTATCAGCACAATACACCGTTCCTGCAAAACCCAAAATTCTTTATCCTGTCTACGATGAAGCCAATATATTAAGCCAGCAGGAAAAAGATGATCTTAATAAAAAGCTGATCGCATTCGCAGATTCTACCTCAACGGAAATTGAAGTAGTGATTATTCCCTCTACAAAAGGTGAAGATGTGAATTTTCTGGCAACCATGTTCGGACAAAAATGGGGAATCGGGAAAAAAGGCGTTGACAATGGCGTTGTTTTCTTAATTGCAACCGAAGATCACACCATGTCTATCCAACAAGGAAGGGCTGTGGAACAATATCTCACGGCATCCGTTGCGGGACAGATTTTGGACTATATCGTTACACCACATTTCAAGCAGGGTGAATGGTATGAAGGAATCAACCGTGGGACTTCAGCAATCATGGAAGCCGTTCAGGGAAAATTCAAACCCTTGAATGATCCGGGTGAAGGTGGCAACGTAAGCATTTCTAAAATTCTTATCATAGCTTTTGTTATTCTCATCATTCTTTCCATTCTTTTTGGAAACAGAGGCGGCGGAAAAGGTGGCGGAAACTATGATGACGACGACGTGATCCTTTCCAGAAGAGGTCGCAGAAACTATCCGGGAGGGTTTTTCCCTTTTCCAGGCAGCTTCGGAGGAGGTGGCTTTGGCGGTGGAAGTTCCGGCGGTGGAGGCGGATTTGGAGGCTTCGGCGGTGGCGGAAGTTTCGGAGGCGGGGGTGCTTCCGGGGGATGGTAG
- the coaD gene encoding pantetheine-phosphate adenylyltransferase, which produces MKIAVFPGSFDPITLGHYDIIERAAPLFDKLIIAIGQNSQKKYMFPLEKRMEFIQNSVAEFPNVEVDYFEGLTVDFCFEKNAQFILRGLRNPADFEFEKAIAHTNRTLAHKKLETVFLLTSSGKSFISSSIVREIINHGGEYGLLVPDSVRVEK; this is translated from the coding sequence ATGAAAATTGCTGTTTTTCCGGGATCTTTTGATCCTATTACTTTGGGACATTATGATATTATAGAAAGAGCGGCTCCGCTTTTTGATAAATTAATTATTGCGATCGGGCAGAATTCACAAAAAAAATACATGTTTCCGCTCGAAAAAAGAATGGAATTCATCCAAAATTCCGTTGCCGAATTTCCGAATGTGGAAGTAGATTATTTTGAAGGCTTAACCGTTGATTTCTGTTTTGAAAAAAATGCACAGTTCATTTTACGAGGCCTTAGAAATCCTGCCGATTTCGAATTTGAGAAAGCTATCGCTCACACCAACAGAACATTAGCTCATAAAAAGCTGGAAACCGTATTTTTATTAACCTCATCCGGAAAATCTTTCATCAGCAGCAGCATTGTAAGGGAAATTATAAACCACGGCGGGGAATACGGATTGCTTGTTCCGGATTCGGTGAGAGTGGAAAAATGA
- a CDS encoding PorP/SprF family type IX secretion system membrane protein: MRKLYAIVCLALLSNAYKAQETLPYYQQYLLDGEFLFNPAQYGKTDYVQLNLNYQQQFSKFSESPNVQSIGINANIFDRVGAGISVFRDSNGPISAGGITAGASYFIPLSSEGDRKDQFSFGTSVSFYNMNFDYSKINTQDASDPLLQGNESNIFMAYANFGAQATYKNIFAGVSVNDIALTNDEAIINGREPSPIKFFLNLGYDWHVGDNIYFTPSALINLNTNSTRTIDYNLMGTFFNDINSFSFGVSYRSVQNRFDSQQLQIAPVVKVRFNKFMIGATYNLGLSDIQEYGGNSFMIGLGYNFDNFINHRGYRY, from the coding sequence ATGAGAAAACTATATGCTATCGTATGTTTAGCTCTTTTGTCAAATGCATACAAAGCACAAGAAACATTACCGTACTATCAACAATATCTTTTAGATGGTGAGTTTCTGTTCAACCCAGCACAATACGGAAAAACAGACTATGTGCAACTTAATCTTAACTATCAGCAGCAATTTTCGAAGTTCAGCGAATCGCCAAACGTACAGTCGATTGGGATCAACGCGAACATCTTTGATAGAGTAGGAGCAGGTATCTCTGTATTCAGGGACAGTAATGGCCCTATTTCCGCTGGTGGTATTACGGCTGGGGCTTCATATTTTATTCCTCTTAGCAGCGAAGGAGACAGAAAAGACCAGTTCTCTTTCGGTACAAGTGTGAGCTTCTATAATATGAATTTTGATTACTCAAAAATCAACACACAGGATGCTTCAGACCCATTATTGCAGGGAAATGAAAGTAATATCTTTATGGCTTATGCCAACTTTGGAGCGCAGGCTACGTATAAAAACATCTTTGCAGGGGTTTCTGTAAATGATATTGCCCTTACAAACGACGAAGCGATTATAAACGGACGTGAACCTTCTCCAATTAAATTCTTCTTAAACTTAGGATATGACTGGCATGTAGGAGATAATATTTATTTCACTCCATCTGCTTTGATCAACCTTAACACAAACTCTACAAGAACGATTGATTACAACCTAATGGGTACGTTCTTTAATGATATCAATTCATTCTCTTTCGGGGTAAGCTACAGATCTGTTCAGAACAGATTCGACAGCCAGCAATTACAGATTGCGCCGGTGGTGAAAGTAAGATTCAACAAATTCATGATTGGAGCTACTTATAACCTGGGATTGTCTGATATTCAGGAGTATGGAGGAAACAGCTTCATGATCGGGTTAGGATATAACTTTGATAACTTCATTAATCACAGAGGTTATAGATATTAA
- a CDS encoding TPM domain-containing protein: MGNFLTNQQIASLVEAIQSAEEHSTGEIRVHIDSNTEGDNAKIAFKVFEELCLNKTKEKNAVLFHVNFEQKYLTIIGDTGIHEKVHQSYWDHLHDYITSEFAKGNYYKALKSAILETGLELKKYFPVTGKNHNELPNEITFS, from the coding sequence ATGGGCAATTTCCTTACAAATCAGCAGATAGCTTCCCTTGTGGAAGCTATTCAGTCAGCAGAAGAACACTCTACCGGCGAGATCAGAGTGCATATTGACTCGAATACCGAAGGTGATAACGCAAAAATTGCCTTTAAAGTTTTCGAAGAATTGTGCCTGAACAAAACCAAAGAAAAAAATGCCGTGCTTTTTCACGTGAATTTCGAACAAAAATATCTTACCATTATCGGTGATACCGGAATTCATGAAAAGGTGCATCAATCTTACTGGGATCATCTGCATGACTATATTACCTCTGAATTTGCTAAAGGAAATTATTATAAAGCCTTAAAAAGTGCCATTCTCGAAACCGGCTTAGAATTAAAAAAATATTTTCCTGTAACAGGAAAAAACCACAACGAACTTCCTAATGAAATTACATTCTCTTAA
- a CDS encoding LemA family protein → MKNKGCLSAGTIGIALLIIVVVLFFWGKSGYNSFVTKEQTVNTKWSNVETVYQKRANLIPNLERTVKSYSKFEQETLTKVIEARSKATSINVDPTNMTEQDIARFQAAQGELTGALSRLMAVVEQYPNLKADQQYINFQREYTAIENSIRTETVYYNEAAQDYNTSIKTFPNNILANFTNFKEKPYFKADAGAQKAPEVFSE, encoded by the coding sequence ATGAAAAACAAGGGCTGTTTGAGCGCCGGAACCATCGGCATTGCTCTCCTTATCATTGTTGTGGTACTATTCTTCTGGGGAAAAAGCGGCTACAATAGTTTTGTGACAAAAGAACAAACTGTAAATACAAAATGGTCAAACGTAGAAACCGTTTACCAAAAAAGAGCAAACCTTATCCCGAATCTGGAAAGAACCGTAAAATCTTATTCCAAATTTGAGCAGGAAACACTTACTAAAGTAATTGAAGCCCGTTCTAAAGCTACTTCTATCAATGTAGACCCTACGAATATGACAGAACAGGATATCGCAAGATTCCAGGCTGCACAGGGTGAATTAACGGGTGCATTGAGCAGATTAATGGCTGTTGTTGAGCAATATCCGAACTTAAAAGCGGATCAGCAATACATCAATTTTCAAAGAGAATACACCGCCATCGAAAACAGCATCAGAACAGAAACTGTTTACTACAACGAAGCAGCTCAGGATTACAATACATCGATCAAAACTTTCCCGAATAATATTTTGGCGAATTTTACAAACTTTAAAGAAAAACCTTATTTCAAGGCGGATGCAGGAGCTCAGAAAGCACCTGAAGTTTTCTCAGAATAA
- the hemW gene encoding radical SAM family heme chaperone HemW, with amino-acid sequence MIYIHIPFCKQKCSYCNFHFSTSLSFKDEMLSAIKKEIFLRKDELQNKNLQSLYFGGGTPSILSADEVKSLIDEVLKYFSFENDIEVTLEANPDDLDKDFLKGLSNSPVNRLSIGTQSFFEADLRLMNRAHSASEAEDSIKRSQDFGFENLSIDLIYGSPTSNLEIWKENLNKTIALEVPHISSYALTVEPKTALENWIAKGKVIGPKEEEQNKEFYYLSDFLKDNGFEHYEVSNFAKPGFYSRHNSSYWKYREYLGIGPSAHSYNGFDVRSWNVANNQQYIKKLNSNLLAKEEEILSQNDQFNEMIMIGLRTIWGVDIENLKSKFSDQIIEHFQYETKLKLEEEILIIENNHLKIPEKHWFMADGIASDLFMV; translated from the coding sequence ATGATTTATATTCACATTCCCTTTTGTAAACAAAAATGCAGCTATTGCAATTTCCATTTTTCAACGTCTTTAAGCTTTAAAGATGAAATGCTTTCTGCCATCAAAAAGGAAATTTTCCTGCGAAAAGACGAATTACAAAACAAAAATTTACAGTCACTTTACTTCGGGGGTGGCACTCCGTCGATCCTTTCTGCTGATGAAGTCAAGTCTTTAATTGATGAGGTTTTGAAATATTTCAGTTTTGAGAATGATATTGAAGTCACTTTGGAAGCCAATCCGGATGATTTAGATAAAGATTTTTTAAAAGGTTTGTCCAATTCTCCGGTTAATCGCCTGTCAATTGGGACACAAAGTTTCTTTGAAGCGGATTTAAGGCTTATGAATCGGGCACATTCCGCATCAGAAGCTGAAGATTCAATCAAAAGATCGCAGGATTTTGGCTTTGAAAACCTGAGTATTGACTTAATTTACGGTTCGCCAACTTCCAATCTTGAAATCTGGAAAGAAAATTTAAATAAAACGATAGCGCTTGAAGTTCCACATATTTCATCTTATGCCTTAACGGTTGAGCCAAAAACAGCTTTAGAAAACTGGATTGCAAAAGGAAAAGTAATAGGCCCGAAAGAAGAGGAGCAAAATAAAGAGTTTTATTACCTATCAGATTTCTTGAAAGACAACGGTTTTGAGCATTACGAAGTCTCCAATTTTGCAAAACCGGGCTTTTATTCAAGGCACAATTCTTCATATTGGAAATACAGGGAGTATTTGGGAATTGGCCCGTCTGCACATTCTTACAACGGTTTTGATGTTAGAAGCTGGAATGTGGCTAATAATCAACAATACATTAAGAAATTAAATTCAAATCTTCTGGCTAAAGAAGAAGAAATTCTTTCTCAGAATGATCAGTTTAATGAAATGATCATGATTGGTTTAAGGACGATTTGGGGTGTTGATATTGAGAACCTTAAAAGTAAATTTAGTGATCAGATTATTGAACATTTTCAATATGAAACCAAATTAAAACTTGAAGAAGAGATTTTGATTATAGAAAACAATCATTTAAAAATCCCGGAAAAGCACTGGTTTATGGCGGATGGTATTGCTTCGGATCTGTTTATGGTTTAG
- the murI gene encoding glutamate racemase, with translation MKTKKQAYSHLSPKQPIGIFDSGVGGLTVAKEIKRLLPNEDLIYFGDTKHLPYGEKSKEAIIEYSTKITNFLLEQNCKAIVIACNTATANALNEVMESVAGTVPVIDVINPVAEKVSYEIHNNVGVIATKATVNSGLYKKSIRKHNKWIKVDELATPLLVPAIEEGFKNHPITHAIIYNYLSNSKLKNIETLILGCTHYPLLIDEIKQYYGNRVRVIDSPNIVANHLKIILDKYNLLNDSNPKPNYHFYLSDLTKNFEKISKKFFGKSIDLELKVL, from the coding sequence TTGAAAACTAAAAAGCAAGCTTATTCGCATCTTTCACCAAAGCAGCCTATCGGTATTTTTGATAGTGGAGTTGGAGGTTTAACGGTAGCTAAAGAAATCAAAAGGCTTCTCCCAAACGAGGATCTGATTTATTTCGGGGATACGAAACATCTTCCATACGGTGAAAAATCTAAAGAAGCCATCATCGAATATTCGACGAAAATCACTAATTTTTTGCTTGAACAAAATTGTAAAGCAATCGTAATTGCATGTAATACAGCGACTGCAAACGCTTTGAATGAAGTAATGGAATCTGTTGCGGGAACAGTTCCTGTGATCGATGTAATAAATCCTGTCGCGGAAAAGGTTTCGTATGAAATTCATAATAATGTTGGGGTGATTGCAACAAAAGCAACCGTGAATTCGGGGCTTTATAAAAAAAGTATTCGTAAACATAATAAATGGATTAAGGTAGATGAGCTGGCAACACCATTATTGGTTCCTGCCATTGAAGAAGGTTTTAAAAACCATCCGATTACCCATGCGATAATTTATAATTATTTAAGCAATAGTAAGTTAAAAAATATTGAAACACTCATTCTGGGTTGTACACATTATCCTTTGTTAATTGATGAAATCAAGCAGTACTACGGAAATCGTGTTCGTGTGATCGACTCACCAAATATTGTGGCGAATCATTTAAAGATCATCCTGGATAAATATAATCTGTTGAATGACAGCAATCCAAAACCGAATTATCATTTTTATTTATCTGATTTAACCAAAAATTTCGAAAAAATTTCAAAAAAATTCTTCGGGAAAAGTATAGATTTAGAATTAAAAGTATTATAA
- a CDS encoding nitroreductase family protein, with amino-acid sequence MKSRYTVKKYNPQGIISEEQLQQLKEILQLSPSSINSQPWNFVFVNNSEIKQQLAEASYFNKEKVLESSQLIVFQVIKNPEDFERQIEENIPESSVNYYRTFVKSHGNDYIESWLRSQVYLSLGVLLSACADMEIDSTPMEGIETEKYDAILNNEKYETLFAVAVGRKSEDDKNQPIHTPKKRLEKRKVILEL; translated from the coding sequence ATGAAATCGAGATATACTGTAAAAAAGTATAATCCTCAAGGCATAATCAGTGAAGAACAACTACAGCAGTTGAAAGAAATTTTACAGTTAAGTCCGTCTTCCATCAACAGCCAGCCATGGAATTTTGTTTTTGTAAATAATTCTGAAATTAAACAGCAACTTGCCGAAGCGTCTTATTTTAATAAAGAAAAAGTATTGGAAAGCAGTCAGCTGATTGTTTTTCAGGTAATAAAAAATCCAGAAGATTTTGAGAGACAAATTGAAGAAAACATCCCTGAAAGCTCCGTAAATTATTACAGAACTTTTGTAAAATCTCATGGAAATGATTATATAGAATCATGGTTAAGAAGCCAGGTCTACTTATCATTGGGAGTTTTACTTTCCGCCTGCGCCGATATGGAGATTGATTCTACGCCAATGGAAGGAATTGAAACCGAAAAATATGATGCTATTTTAAATAACGAAAAATATGAAACTCTGTTTGCAGTTGCAGTCGGACGAAAATCTGAAGATGATAAAAACCAGCCAATTCATACTCCAAAAAAGAGATTGGAAAAGAGAAAGGTGATTTTGGAGTTATAA
- a CDS encoding winged helix-turn-helix transcriptional regulator, which produces MYSIDNKKYPCCTTVTMRFIGGKWKAVILYHLADGGKRYNELRKLIPTITERTLSLQLKQLEEDNIIDRKVYTEKPPLMVEYTLTDFGKTLLPVLKEIAKWGESAVNTSEKVEVVAL; this is translated from the coding sequence ATGTATTCAATCGACAATAAAAAATATCCCTGCTGCACGACAGTTACCATGAGATTCATCGGAGGAAAATGGAAGGCGGTCATTTTGTATCACCTTGCAGATGGCGGCAAAAGGTATAATGAATTAAGGAAATTAATTCCTACAATAACAGAAAGAACGTTAAGCCTTCAATTAAAACAATTAGAAGAAGATAATATCATTGATAGAAAAGTTTACACAGAAAAACCACCTTTAATGGTAGAATATACATTAACAGACTTTGGAAAAACTTTACTGCCGGTTTTAAAAGAAATTGCAAAATGGGGCGAAAGTGCAGTTAATACTTCCGAGAAAGTGGAAGTGGTTGCTTTATAA
- a CDS encoding PASTA domain-containing protein: MLKSLFNWKVLLNLVVAIGVFVGLVWLTFRWLEYHTNHGQEIPVPNIVNKSVQEAIKILDDSGLEYEVDSFKYDPKYRPFQVLQVYPAPGSRVKDGRAIQLKVNPRTWARVEVPDVINKYSGLAFQRLEQVGLKVGDTLFEPSIQKDAVLRILFKGAPVKPKTKLPRFSVVDVVIGSGPMRNIAIPNVVGLTVKEARAVIARSMFEVGLVEHEDGSKDESDIIYYQDPASGDVRDQGMQIDLWASKKTPAELSAKIEQLNSVYRMKVDTGLPPIEYHEIPAHQEPVYEAPANIPAPAPKKETPKPAETKTEVPKTTTAKPGTSTTDTKPKSTNNTTTSNNKTATTAQKPAEKPKAKKVVVE, translated from the coding sequence ATGCTTAAATCGCTTTTCAATTGGAAAGTTTTACTGAACTTAGTCGTAGCCATCGGCGTTTTTGTGGGGTTGGTCTGGCTTACGTTTCGTTGGTTGGAATACCATACCAATCACGGTCAGGAAATTCCAGTTCCTAATATTGTAAATAAATCTGTGCAGGAAGCCATCAAAATATTAGATGACTCAGGATTGGAATACGAGGTTGATAGTTTTAAGTATGATCCTAAATACAGGCCTTTTCAAGTATTACAGGTATATCCGGCTCCGGGTTCCCGTGTAAAGGATGGAAGAGCTATTCAGTTAAAAGTAAATCCGAGAACTTGGGCAAGAGTTGAGGTTCCGGACGTGATCAATAAATATTCAGGTCTTGCATTCCAAAGATTGGAACAGGTAGGATTGAAAGTGGGAGACACCCTTTTTGAACCAAGTATCCAAAAAGATGCAGTTTTAAGGATTTTATTTAAAGGGGCACCTGTAAAGCCTAAAACAAAACTTCCGAGATTTTCTGTAGTAGATGTTGTAATTGGCTCCGGGCCGATGAGAAATATCGCAATCCCTAATGTAGTAGGGTTAACGGTGAAAGAAGCAAGAGCAGTCATTGCAAGAAGCATGTTTGAAGTGGGCCTTGTAGAGCATGAAGACGGAAGTAAAGATGAATCTGATATTATTTATTATCAGGATCCTGCTTCTGGGGATGTGAGAGATCAGGGTATGCAGATTGACCTTTGGGCAAGTAAGAAAACACCTGCTGAGCTGAGTGCAAAAATCGAGCAGTTGAATTCTGTCTACAGAATGAAAGTAGATACGGGATTGCCACCAATTGAGTATCATGAAATTCCTGCCCATCAGGAACCTGTTTATGAAGCTCCGGCGAATATTCCAGCTCCGGCTCCGAAAAAGGAAACTCCGAAGCCTGCCGAAACAAAAACAGAGGTGCCAAAAACCACCACTGCAAAACCGGGAACTTCTACAACGGATACTAAACCGAAATCAACCAATAATACCACTACTTCAAATAATAAAACTGCCACTACAGCACAAAAGCCGGCAGAAAAGCCAAAAGCTAAAAAAGTAGTCGTAGAATAA
- a CDS encoding dihydrofolate reductase, giving the protein MTTIVVAMGEKNEIGFKNQLLWHLPKDLKHFKDITSGHPIIMGRKTYESIGKPLPNRTNIVVSRQKDWFEEGILIVGSIKEAIKFAKKIDEEVFIIGGGNIYEQTMDIVDVLEVTLVKADLEADTYFPKIDSKVWKKTDEVCYEKDEKNQYDFCFQRFEKIKSE; this is encoded by the coding sequence ATGACAACAATAGTCGTGGCAATGGGGGAGAAGAACGAAATTGGTTTTAAAAATCAGTTGCTTTGGCATCTTCCGAAAGATTTAAAACACTTTAAAGATATTACGTCGGGTCATCCGATAATCATGGGTAGGAAAACATACGAAAGCATCGGGAAACCGCTTCCAAACCGCACGAATATTGTTGTGTCCAGGCAAAAAGACTGGTTTGAAGAAGGAATCCTGATTGTAGGAAGCATTAAGGAAGCTATAAAATTTGCTAAAAAAATCGACGAAGAAGTTTTCATTATCGGTGGTGGTAATATTTATGAGCAGACTATGGATATTGTTGATGTACTTGAAGTCACGCTCGTGAAAGCGGATCTTGAAGCGGATACTTATTTTCCTAAAATTGATTCTAAAGTATGGAAAAAAACAGATGAGGTTTGCTATGAAAAAGACGAAAAAAATCAATATGATTTTTGTTTTCAGCGATTTGAGAAAATCAAAAGCGAATAG
- a CDS encoding RluA family pseudouridine synthase has protein sequence MTEDNEDFIDEELLDQNSIDNIDIDEENKGLYEHLNITVEKSQEPLRIDKFLMIYRQNSSRNKISQTCRAGNVIVNGTAVKQNYRVKPGDQISVLLAHPPRENVIIPQNIPINIIYEDDDLVVVDKDPGMVVHPGFGNWDGTLVNALAYHFEQNHEKSDLDRVGLVHRIDKDTSGLLVIAKNEYALSFLAKQFFERKTKRLYWAFVWGNVQDDEGTIQGHIGRHPKNRMQMHTYEDGSQGKHAVTHYKVLERFKYMTWVECKLETGRTHQIRAHFKHIGHTLFNDERYEGHTPLRGVNLPKYKQFIKNVFEILPRHALHAHTLGFIHPTTKKELYFESPMPKDMADAVKKWRNYLEN, from the coding sequence ATGACAGAAGATAACGAAGATTTTATTGATGAAGAATTATTAGACCAAAACAGTATTGATAATATCGATATTGATGAGGAAAATAAGGGATTGTACGAACATCTCAATATCACTGTTGAAAAAAGTCAGGAGCCATTGAGAATAGATAAGTTTTTAATGATTTATCGTCAGAATTCCTCAAGAAATAAAATTTCGCAGACCTGCAGAGCGGGAAACGTTATTGTAAATGGAACAGCTGTTAAGCAAAATTATCGTGTAAAGCCCGGAGATCAGATTTCTGTATTACTGGCGCACCCTCCAAGGGAAAATGTTATTATCCCACAGAATATTCCTATTAATATCATATACGAAGATGATGATTTAGTCGTTGTTGATAAAGATCCGGGAATGGTCGTACATCCGGGATTCGGGAACTGGGACGGGACATTGGTAAACGCTTTGGCTTATCATTTTGAGCAAAACCACGAAAAATCAGACTTGGACAGAGTAGGATTGGTCCACAGAATTGATAAAGATACCTCGGGTCTTTTGGTAATTGCCAAAAATGAATATGCTTTAAGCTTTTTGGCAAAGCAGTTCTTCGAAAGAAAAACAAAAAGATTGTATTGGGCTTTTGTCTGGGGAAATGTACAGGATGATGAAGGTACAATACAGGGCCATATCGGCCGCCATCCCAAAAACAGGATGCAGATGCACACCTATGAAGACGGAAGCCAGGGAAAGCATGCGGTGACCCATTATAAAGTTTTAGAAAGATTTAAATATATGACCTGGGTGGAATGTAAGCTGGAAACGGGGAGAACTCACCAGATTAGAGCGCACTTCAAACATATTGGCCATACGCTGTTTAATGATGAAAGATATGAAGGACATACTCCTCTCAGAGGTGTTAACCTGCCTAAGTATAAGCAGTTTATAAAAAATGTTTTCGAAATTTTGCCAAGACACGCGCTCCATGCCCATACTTTAGGATTTATACATCCCACTACGAAGAAAGAATTATATTTTGAGAGCCCAATGCCGAAAGATATGGCGGATGCCGTAAAAAAATGGAGAAATTATTTAGAAAACTAA
- a CDS encoding D-alanine--D-alanine ligase: MSKKSVAVVMGGYSDEYVVSLKSGQLIYDSLDRNLYDVYKVVILKNEWYFLGENDKKYDINKGDFSVTLDDNKTLKFDVCFNIIHGTPGENGILQAYWDAIGQKYTGCDFYQSALTFNKKDTLAVLSKYGIPSAKSVYLRKGEEINVDEIVENLGLPVFVKPNQSGSSLGISKVKDKSELIAATEVAFKEDDEILIESFLDGMEVSVGVIDYKGETIVLGITEIVPQNEFFDYEAKYEGASEEITPARIDNETRIRVEEISKRAYNSLGMSGFSRSEFILMDGIPYMLEMNTNPGFSPASILPQQAKIYGISITDLCGNEVEKALNK, from the coding sequence ATGAGCAAAAAAAGTGTTGCCGTAGTAATGGGAGGCTATTCTGACGAATATGTTGTATCATTAAAAAGCGGACAATTAATTTATGATTCCCTGGACAGAAACCTTTACGATGTATATAAAGTGGTCATCCTTAAAAATGAATGGTATTTTTTAGGCGAAAATGATAAAAAATACGACATTAACAAAGGTGATTTTTCGGTGACATTGGATGATAATAAAACATTAAAATTCGATGTTTGCTTCAATATTATCCATGGAACACCGGGTGAAAACGGAATTCTTCAGGCCTATTGGGACGCGATCGGGCAGAAATATACCGGTTGTGATTTTTACCAAAGCGCTTTGACATTCAATAAAAAAGATACGCTGGCCGTACTTTCAAAATACGGAATTCCTTCCGCAAAAAGTGTTTATTTAAGAAAAGGAGAAGAAATTAACGTTGATGAAATTGTAGAAAATCTTGGCTTACCTGTTTTCGTTAAGCCTAATCAGTCCGGTTCATCGCTGGGAATTTCAAAAGTAAAAGATAAATCAGAATTAATTGCTGCCACAGAAGTTGCTTTTAAAGAAGATGATGAAATTTTAATTGAAAGTTTCCTGGACGGAATGGAAGTTTCTGTAGGAGTAATCGATTATAAAGGTGAAACCATTGTTTTAGGAATTACAGAGATTGTTCCCCAAAATGAGTTCTTCGATTATGAAGCTAAATATGAAGGAGCTTCGGAAGAAATTACACCCGCAAGAATTGACAACGAAACAAGAATCCGCGTAGAAGAAATCTCAAAAAGAGCCTACAATTCCCTTGGGATGAGCGGTTTTTCAAGAAGTGAATTTATTTTAATGGACGGCATTCCCTACATGTTGGAAATGAATACAAACCCGGGCTTCTCTCCTGCGAGCATTCTACCTCAACAGGCGAAAATCTACGGAATTTCTATTACAGACCTTTGTGGAAATGAGGTTGAAAAAGCTTTAAATAAATAA
- a CDS encoding trimeric intracellular cation channel family protein: protein MHEQFNFAIEVLGTISFSMSGSFAAMQKRLDPFGVLIIAFVTSVGGGTVRDLLLDIPVFWMHDLLTCALIILTSIFTMVFKSFEKNFRVTLFIFDSFGLGLFTIIGVQKGLNVGIHPLICVGLGTITGCFGGIIRDILLNRIPLIFRKEIYATACIVGGSIFLLLTKFTPLSYTIIQIFTILLIVGIRTLAVKYHWQIPKFYGHDHNSEM from the coding sequence ATGCACGAACAGTTCAATTTTGCCATAGAAGTCCTTGGAACGATCTCCTTTTCGATGTCGGGGAGCTTTGCTGCGATGCAGAAACGCCTTGATCCGTTTGGAGTATTGATTATTGCTTTCGTGACTTCTGTGGGAGGGGGAACTGTGAGAGATTTGTTATTAGACATTCCGGTTTTCTGGATGCATGACCTATTGACTTGTGCCCTGATTATTCTGACCAGCATTTTCACGATGGTTTTCAAGTCTTTTGAAAAAAATTTCAGGGTAACTTTATTTATTTTTGACAGTTTCGGATTGGGATTATTTACGATAATTGGAGTTCAAAAAGGTTTGAATGTTGGTATTCACCCTTTGATTTGCGTGGGATTGGGTACCATTACCGGGTGTTTCGGAGGGATTATCCGGGATATTTTACTGAACCGGATCCCTTTGATTTTCAGGAAAGAAATCTATGCTACGGCCTGTATCGTAGGAGGTTCTATATTTTTACTTTTAACAAAATTCACTCCTCTTTCTTATACAATTATTCAGATTTTTACAATTTTATTAATTGTGGGCATCAGAACATTAGCCGTGAAGTATCATTGGCAGATTCCAAAATTCTATGGGCATGATCATAATTCTGAGATGTAA